One window of Watersipora subatra chromosome 3, tzWatSuba1.1, whole genome shotgun sequence genomic DNA carries:
- the LOC137391397 gene encoding uncharacterized protein, translated as MNHPEMDSDRNYILNPKYFDIHLTSTWHVQRPTTDALSPSTNNAFTKTVYVEWYWVILGLIIPILLGSLFCILDHLRRKKPSSSRQTEQRLESMCERNKYVPPKYEEIISNNHIIIPPIREVGLPPSPEMHQQVFTIEAEESAVHSIPDYKPAVAGPPLTLDNCSIDDTLNLTSDSCKPTVISNNCDTEKLGEPPSYEHYHQYELYGSRAELV; from the coding sequence ATGAACCATCCAGAAATGGACAGCGATAGAAACTACATACTGAACCCAAAATACTTTGATATCCATCTCACTTCTACATGGCATGTCCAAAGGCCTACAACAGACGCACTAAGCCCAAGTACAAACAATGCCTTTACTAAAACAGTCTACGTCGAATGGTATTGGGTCATTCTTGGACTGATAATTCCAATTCTTCTTGGTTCGCTCTTTTGCATATTAGATCATCTACGTCGAAAAAAGCCGTCAAGCTCCCGACAAACTGAACAAAGACTAGAGTCGATGTGTGAAAGGAATAAATATGTACCACCAAAATATGAGGAGATAATTTCAAATAACCACATCATAATTCCACCCATACGTGAAGTTGGATTGCCTCCCTCTCCAGAAATGCACCAACAAGTGTTCACCATCGAAGCTGAAGAATCAGCTGTACACAGCATACCTGACTACAAACCTGCGGTAGCCGGACCGCCTTTAACCTTGGACAATTGCTCAATAGACGATACATTAAATCTTACATCTGATAGCTGTAAACCAACTGTGATCTCCAATAACTGTGATACAGAAAAACTTGGGGAACCACCATCTTATGAACACTATCACCAGTATGAGTTATACGGCAGTCGGGCTGAATTGGTTTGA